The window CTTATTTTTCTTCGTCATGCTGCGCTCCTTGGTTATTTTACCTAAGAAGCGGATCTCCATCAGACCGGACTGTCTACTTTTTGGGGGGACCCTCAACTTTTGAAAAAACATAAAAACACTATAGCATACAGTATAAACAAATCTTCTCTTCCTACAGCTTCTGGATTCGAGCGTCTGCATCGCATCGTCAATGGCCGTCCACACTTTTTTCAAAATTCCATACCAGAATGAATGCCACGAACCGAGTTTCTTAGCAACTACAGTCGATTCACAAAATCTTCTACCTCTCAATCAGCAAGCAGTTCGGGAGTAAGCCATGTTCCTGGATACATACCTGTGCATTTTGATCCTGTTGTAAACCATAAGGCAACCACTGCAAAATCAAGATGCATATTCAATCTTCTAATGGCGGTGTTAAGTAACTCCACTTAAGTTGCAGCAATTTTCTTGACGGTCAGAACGATCATTTGAGATCGCGGAGAAAGCCACTTTCAAGCCGTTGAGCCAACTGCCGAATTTGAACGCCACATTCCGTGCGCCAGTTAAGTGAAATTCGTTGAACAGCCTGACAGACCCACACGTTAATAAACGTCTGAAATAGAAGGATAACCTGCATGTGCATACAGACCCTCGAACAATTCGCTCTTCACTACTGGGTCTCTGTCGAGGAGCTTCGCTCGGTTGCCGCGAACCATTGCGGACTGGGCAATGAAGAGCAGTGGCTCGTCGATCAATGGCTCCTGGACTGTTTCAGTACGGCAGCCCCGCTGATGCGAAGGAACTTCAACCTCCACAACACCGACGGAGTGCTCGGTGCATTAGAGAGAGCGCTGAACTGCACCGGCCCGAAATTCATGGAAAGCTGCGCGGAATCGTTCGGGAGGCTAAAAAAGAAGCCCAATGAGCAGCGCAAGATTTTTCTAATGACGGAGCCGGCTTTCGAACCTGTTGTTTCAGAAGGGGCGTTCCACGAAACTTTCAGCGACTTTATGGGGTTGACGGTGGACACTGCCATCTGGTGCACCACCGACAATGCCGACACATCGAGTCCGCCCGAACCGGAGCAAATCCGGGCGCACCAAAACACGTTGGGCGCCCCCGCGAAAGTTGCGAGTTTCGCAGTGTAGCGTTGCTTGACGCCTCCTTGCTGGATCTGATTGATTCGGATGCTGTCGGCATCTGCCACTCAACCACCCAAAATCAGAAAGAGAGCGACCATGAAAAACATCGTCAAATCCCTCATCTGCGGCGCTGCGCTTGCCGTCATGATCTGCCCGAGTGTGCAGGCGGCGGTAGTTCCATACTCGATCAGCGAGCTCAACGCTCGTTACCCCGGCCTTGCCAACGGATTCAACGATGAGAGGCTCTACGATGCAGTCAGACTGGGCACGGCCGCGGAGTTCGAACAAGAGCTCCATCTTCCCCCAAACTGGACCGGTGACCAGTACGCCAGAGCGGAAGCCCTGCGGAAGCTCACCAAGATTCGCGCCAAATATGGGCTGCTGAACAATTTCACGCGCGATCTGATCGTGGAGAATCAAGCAGCGATCATTGTCAACGAATTTCTCAAAGAGTACAAGCTGTCGGCGCACTTCACGCAGGCAGACCTGGTCCGCGGCAATGGAGAACGGCGGGTCGCCAGGGAACAAGGTATGGAAGCGCCAGCGGGAGCAGCCGACTACGCTGCTTTCGCGGGGACGCAAAGGTCGAATCGCTTCATCAGAAATTGGCACCTCTCCGAGCACTGGAGCTTTGAAGAACTGCTCGCCGTCGTCGGTCCGGAAAAGGGGGCCAGCCTGAGCCGGCAATACAGCATACACGCGGGCATGTCGCACGACGAAATCGTTGCGGCGCTGGGTTGGCAGGAAGTTAAAGCGTACGCAGAGGAGAAGAAGCTTCCTGTGAACTTCACCGCCGACGAAGCCGTGCAGGCAGAGGGCGCGCTCTCGCTCAGAAATGTCAGAGAGGATTTCTGGGGCGCCGCTCCTCTCACAGGAGAGATCAACGAGGAATGGCTGATCAGGAACGCCAGAATCAAGGCATCTTTCTACCTCACCAAAGACTACCCCGGGCTGCAAGGTAACTTCGACGAGAAGCAACTCTTCGATTACCTGATCAAGGACGCCGACAAAGAGATGCGTGATTGCTACGGCTTCGTGGGTCCGTACGGCGAGGCAGACGTGGCCAAAGCTGCCGCCGATTCCCTGCTGGCGGAAACGCGCCTCGAATACGACCTGCCGCTGCACTTCTCTCAGGAGCAGCTGGATACGGCGATGAAAGCGAGGAAGCGCTACGTCCCTATCTACTGAGGTCGTGCGGTCGATCCATATTCAGTAAAGACACGAAAGAAAGCAACATAAGCGAGAGCGCTAAACTCGAGCGCTCCCGCCTCGCACCTCAAAGTAGTTCAGCAAGCCAAGCATGGAGAAAACATGATGAAGCTCAAAACTATCCTCATAACGACTACGTGTTCAGCGATCGGTCTGATGGTTCTGCTTCTGATCACCACCTATGGAACGCGCTACATGTACGATCCGTTCTTTGCGGTGATATCGGATATGGTGATGCAAGAAATCTGGCAAAAGCAGCTGCCGGAACTGGCAATCAGTGCGGCGATTCTGTCGCTCTGGGGCTGGCTCATCTCAGTAATGTCGGGCGGCGCTGGTCTGCGAGCCGCGTTTTACAGCGTGACGCTCTGCCTGCTCCTTGACTCAGTTCTGCTGTTCATCTACTACCAGGTCAGCATCAACTATCTCAGCGCGCACATGCACTGACGATTAAGGCTCAGTGCCGTTGCCGCGAGCAACGTGACAAACGCACCAGGGTGGCGCTGCATTCCAGCGCCCCTTCGCGTCCAACAAATTTTAGCGATCAGACACTAAATACAATGTCAAAGGTACCATCCCTCTCGATAAGCTACCTGCAAAATCTGCAGATTCAAAATTTTGAGACGTCCTACTACCGCTAATAGCAAGCATCACGAAATGCCTATTAAAATCGACACAAATTTAGAGGCCCGAGTGCTTTCCATATGCGATACCATTGGCTTTGCGCAATTCTTCAACAGGAGCGATGATGACTCAGCAAATCGACGAGAACCTAACTGAGCGAGAAATTCGGTTAAAGATGGTTGTCGACATCGCGCATGAGTTGCGTACGCCACTTGGCGGCATTGTCGGTATGAACGAACTGCTCCTCTCCTCGCAACTCGATCCGGAACAAAAACAGTTTTCAGAAACCATTCACGACTCGGCAAAATCAATGCTGCAACTACTCAATGACTTCGTTGAGCTTGCGAAGTTAGATGCTGAAAAGGTCGTTATCCGCTCCGCACCGACACACCTGCAAACGCTTCTGGATGAATGCTCTTATGCACTACGAAAACTGCTCAAGTCGCACAACATAGAACTGAATATCGTTTTTAGCGAAGGTCTTCCAGATACAATAGGCACAGATGAAAATTGCCTTCGGCAGACAATCATCTCCATTGTCACGGGCGCGACGAAATACGTAGAGAGCGGCACTATTAGAATCGATATTGCTCCTGCCGCTCACAACGCGAAGAAGAGCGGAATTTCATTCAAGATCACTCTGCCACCGAATACGGTTAATCGAAATGGACAGCCATTGTTCACGGTTATAGCAAGCGAGAACTCACCTGTGCTGCGTTTCGATTCCACATGGTTGAGACTCAGCATCGCTCAGCATCTTTTGAATCTTTTACAGGCCACTGTTTCAATTCAGGACAACACAATGGAGTTCGTCATTCAATCTAATTGAACGATAGAGGAAGAAACCAGAAGCAAAGAAAGAGAAAAGGACCCCGACAGATCGGAGTCCTTTATATTTTCCGGGCACTCGGGACGAGTGCGTTCCATGCGATCAGACTCAGTAACTCCGACCCGAAGCTGCTTCCAGCACCGGTGCGTTGAACTACAGTCCCAACTGGCGGGCAATCAACAGACGTTGAATTTCAGACGTACCTTCGCCGATTTCGCAGAGCTTAGCATCGCGCAAGAAACGCTCGGCTGGGAAATCTTCGATGTAGCCGTAACCACCGTGAATCTGGATGCACAGATTGCAAACTTTGGATGCAATTTCAGATGCATACAATTTAGCCTGCGATCCTTCCAGCGTAACGCGCTTGTGATGGTCTTTCATCCAGGCAGCATGATAAAGCAAAAGTCTTGCCGCGCTGATTTGAGTTGACATGTCAGCGAGGTAGCCCTGAATGAATTGGAATTTGCCTATTGGCTGACCGAAAGCTTCGCGCTGTTTGGCATAGTTCAAAGCTGAATCCAGAGCCGCCTGAGCAATACCGAGTGCCAGTGCGCCAATTGAGATTCTGCCGCCTTCCAGTGTCATTAAAGCTTGCTTGTAGCCTTCACCGACTTCACCGATGATATTTTCCTTGGGAATACGGCAATCTTCAAAAGTAAGACTGGCTGTCGGGGAACCGCGCATGCCCATCTTCTTCTCTACTTTACTGACTGAATAGCCCTTTGTGCCTTTATCGACGATAAAGGAGGAGATACCCTTGCGTCCTTTGCTCTGGTCGGTCATCGCCATGATGATGGCAACGTCGGCATGAGTAGCATTTGTGATGAACTGCTTGGTGCCATTCAAAACCCAATGATCACCATCCAGTCTGGCAGTTGTTTTCTGAGCGGCAGCATCCGAGCCAGTACCTGGTTCAGTCAGAGCCCAGCAACCAAGCCATTCTCCTTTGGTGAGCTTGGGAAGATAATGTTTCTTCTGCTCATCAGTTCCGAACATATAGATGGGGTTGGTGCCCAGCGAAACATGTGCAGCATAGCTCAAACCGGTTGAACCGCAGGCGCGACCAATTTCTTCAACGGCGATTGCGTAGCTTCTGTAATCGGCACCGGCACCGCCATACTCTTGAGCGATTGGCAATCCCAACAGATCCATCTGTCCAAGCTTTTTGAATGTTTCCTCCGGAAATCTTGCATTCCGGTCGACTTCAGCTGATTTTGGCGCAATCTCGTTAGTGGCAAAATCACGGACTAACTCGCGAATTGCCTGATGCTGATCATCTAGAAACTCGCCGTACGGCTGTACGTCATGGGTTACGGTGCTCGTCAAGGTGCTATCTCCTGCCGCGTGTGACAACAAGTAAAGGTTTGATGCGGAAGATGATAGCGCCAAACGCCCTCTAAAAAATGCGTCGAATGCCGCTACAGCTATTTCTTAAGGCAAAAAAAAGCTTCGATAGCCTGGACGATTTTTTGAGATGCCTTGCCATCACCAAAAGGGTTTACAGATAGCGCCATCTTATTGTAAGCAGCGGGCGAGTCGAGCAAGCCTTTTGCGGCACTGACGATCCCCTTCTGCTCCGTGCCGATCAGCTTGGCAGCTCCAGCCGCTACGGCTTCAGGTCGTTCAGTGTTAGTGCGCAGCACGAGCACTGGCTTGCCGAGCGACGGCGCTTCTTCTTGAATACCACCCGAATCAGTCAGAACGAAGTGACAGCGCTGCAT is drawn from Candidatus Melainabacteria bacterium and contains these coding sequences:
- a CDS encoding HAMP domain-containing histidine kinase, with protein sequence MMTQQIDENLTEREIRLKMVVDIAHELRTPLGGIVGMNELLLSSQLDPEQKQFSETIHDSAKSMLQLLNDFVELAKLDAEKVVIRSAPTHLQTLLDECSYALRKLLKSHNIELNIVFSEGLPDTIGTDENCLRQTIISIVTGATKYVESGTIRIDIAPAAHNAKKSGISFKITLPPNTVNRNGQPLFTVIASENSPVLRFDSTWLRLSIAQHLLNLLQATVSIQDNTMEFVIQSN
- a CDS encoding acyl-CoA dehydrogenase, coding for MTSTVTHDVQPYGEFLDDQHQAIRELVRDFATNEIAPKSAEVDRNARFPEETFKKLGQMDLLGLPIAQEYGGAGADYRSYAIAVEEIGRACGSTGLSYAAHVSLGTNPIYMFGTDEQKKHYLPKLTKGEWLGCWALTEPGTGSDAAAQKTTARLDGDHWVLNGTKQFITNATHADVAIIMAMTDQSKGRKGISSFIVDKGTKGYSVSKVEKKMGMRGSPTASLTFEDCRIPKENIIGEVGEGYKQALMTLEGGRISIGALALGIAQAALDSALNYAKQREAFGQPIGKFQFIQGYLADMSTQISAARLLLYHAAWMKDHHKRVTLEGSQAKLYASEIASKVCNLCIQIHGGYGYIEDFPAERFLRDAKLCEIGEGTSEIQRLLIARQLGL